CCGCAAAGCACAGTTGGACATGAGCCAACGTTGAATCAGTCAGGAATTACAGGCTGGATGATTACCTATGTCACTAAAAAGGCTAAAGACCCTGCCAAAGCGATTCAGATCTACACTTATCTATTGAGTGAAGAAGGACAAAAGCTTATGAACTATGGTATTGAAGGGGAAACCTATAAGGTTAACGAAGCGGGTAAAATTGAATTTTTACCTGAAATCAAAGATCTTCAATTGAATAATGCCGATAAATTTAAAAAGGATTACCGGATGGGCGAATTTATGTTCTTTGGACATGACCGCGATAAAGCTCTAAGTAATGACGCATTCGCAGATTCTATTAAACAAATGCAAGAGTGGGGTAAAGGAAAGCTGAAACCACACTTTATTCTTGAAAATATCAACCCGGCTCAAGGAACGCCTGAAGCTCGTAGCCTATCTGCAATCGATACAAATTGGAACACTACGCTTGTGAGTATGATTCGTGCTAAGGATGAAGCAACATTTGATAGCACCTTGGCTGCTTACAAATCATTCTTGAAGGATAACAACTGGGATAAGATCGCAGAAATTCGCACTGAAAAAATGAAGAGCAACAAAGAAAAATTAGGTCTTAAATAAGTAAAAGGCTGGATGGGGCCCCTTTACCGGGGCCTTATCATACAGAAACATAGCAAAATATATAGAAAAGTGGAGGGAAACAACATGACAAAACTTAAAATTTATCAATCTACAGGGGAAAATGAATTGTTCGTAGAGCAAACGCTAGAACAATTGACTCCAATGGCTTCAGATGAGCCGGTCACTACTGTAAACCTCGATGAGAATCAAACCTTTCAGGAAATGGATGGCTTTGGGGCATCCTTTACGGATTCATCCGCCTACTTGATTAACCAAGTCCTGAATAATGAACAGAAAAAAGAAGTCATGAGCAAGCTTTTTGATTCCCAAGATGGAATTGGCTTGTCCGTATTAAGAAATCCAATGGGAGCATCGGATTATGCTAGAGATATTTATAGCTATGACGATATGCCTGCTCAGGAAACGGATACAGAATTAACTCATTTCTCCATCGCACATGATGAAGCTGATATTATCCCTTTGTTACAACAAGCATTGGAGCTTAATCCTGAGATCAAGCTGATGGCTTCACCTTGGAGTGCACCAGGCTGGATGAAGACTAGCGGATCTATGATTGCTGGTGAGCTTAAACATGAACATTACCAGGCTTATGCCGATTATTTTGTACGATACATTCAAGCCTTTGAAAAGCACGGTCTGCCAACTTATGCAGTAACACCGCAGAACGAGCCTCTGTTTGAACCAAAGCACTATCCAAGTATGTTAATGCTGCCTGAAGCGCAAAGAGATTTCATTAAAAACTATCTCAAGCCTAGCTTCGTGAAGCACAACATCAACACAAAAATTCTTTGCTACGATCACAACTGGGACCGTCCAGATTATCCACTAACGGTGCTGGATTATGCGAAAGATGAAGTG
This genomic stretch from Paenibacillus sp. FSL H7-0737 harbors:
- a CDS encoding glycoside hydrolase family 30 protein — translated: MTKLKIYQSTGENELFVEQTLEQLTPMASDEPVTTVNLDENQTFQEMDGFGASFTDSSAYLINQVLNNEQKKEVMSKLFDSQDGIGLSVLRNPMGASDYARDIYSYDDMPAQETDTELTHFSIAHDEADIIPLLQQALELNPEIKLMASPWSAPGWMKTSGSMIAGELKHEHYQAYADYFVRYIQAFEKHGLPTYAVTPQNEPLFEPKHYPSMLMLPEAQRDFIKNYLKPSFVKHNINTKILCYDHNWDRPDYPLTVLDYAKDEVDGVAWHWYGGNASAQSEVLKAFADKEVHFTEGSGGEWIPPFEQAFSNVMRTGIDILRNHSKSFVLWNMALDEKNGPTVPGFGKSTCRGVVTVNQETKELTYTLDYYALAHFSKFIRPKAVRIDVSTNQEVIRSVAFKNTDHSIAVVLFNDSEKDENVAVKLQGKDGLSFRLASKSALSILIK